The Oryza sativa Japonica Group chromosome 11, ASM3414082v1 DNA window TCGCGCCGGATCCTCTCCACGtgctcccgcggcggcggcattgccgccggcggtggcggcgccggcgaagggGACGGCGGCATCGGAGAGTGGGGGGGAGGAGTTGGCGAGGCTTTCGggattcctttttctttcctttttcttttcattttcagCTTCTAGCCTTCTACTAGTcgtaagggcatccacaatgtacaCTAGAAAGTAACCTTAGACATTAAATACTGCTACAGTACAACACATTTAGCATTGTGGAGTCAAACCACAAGTCCGAGACAACCAAAGTACACCTTAAGCTTAAGGTGTAGCAACAAAGCTATAAAATACAATACTTTTACTGTTTTTCTGTGCACACCAATAAAATATACATGTCAGTTACTAAACACAGTAACGAGTACTACTAGCCGTTGCTGCTCTTCCATTTGAGTTGCTCATTTGGTCTCCTAGCCGTTGCCTTCCTCTAGCATTCTTCTGCTGCCTACAAAAGGAGGAACAAGTGAGATGAACAACAATTTTTGATCTATTCAGTTTCCCCACATACTAAATGGAGCCTTTCAAAGGAAACTTCTCAAACCTCCTCAACCAAGGTTCCTCAAGCCAAGCAACAAATAGTGATGCCCAAAACTCCCCTTCTACCCAATTTCCCACAAGTTATCCCCAAAACTTCAGACCTAGTTTTCTCCAAAATTTCCATCCTTTTGGTCCTCCAAGCAACTATCAGCCATATCGACACCCTCCAATCTTTCAAGGTGCTCAGCAACAAGATTATTATGGGCAACCTACTCCAGGAAGCTTGGAAGGTTTTCAACTTCAAGAAAATCTGGTGCACTCATCTAACCAAGCATTTGGATTTGCAGCCAATAGATCACAGTTTGGTATGCAATATAGTACTTCAATTGGGGCTGCAGCCAACACTTCTTCTCATGGATCAGCTTCTCCATGTCATACAAGACATAATGAGAAAGAAGTAGTTGAGGTTGAAGAGGCAAGTGATAGCagtgaagaaggaagaagagggacACGCATCAATTGGACTGAAGATGACAATATACGACTAATGAGTTCTTGGTTGAACAATTCAGTTGATCCCATCAAAGGCAATGACAAGAAATCAGAACAATATTGGAAGGCTGTAGCTAGAGAGTTCAACAGCAATATGCCTAGCAATGGGAACAAAAGGAACCCCAAGCAATGCAGAACACATTGGGACAATGTCAAGAGAGATGTCACTAAGTTCTGTGGATTTTATTCTAAAGCTAGAACTACTTTCACAAGTGGGTATTCTGATGATATGATAATGGAGAAAGCCCGTGAATGGTACAAAAAGCATAACAACCAAAAACCTTTCACCTTGGAGTATATGTGGAAAGATCTTAAAGATCAACCTAAATGGCGTAGAGTCCTTGAAGAGAGTAGCCATAATAAGAGGAACAAGATTTCTGAATCAGGAGCATATACTTCATCGTCGAACCAAGACACAGAGGAGGAAACAGAGCGCAAAGAGAAGCGCCCTGAGGGGCAGAAAGCAGCAAAACAGAGGCAAAAAGGAAAAGGTGCACCATCACCTTTAGGGGATAAGCCAAATCAAAATATGGTTCTCTTTCATGAAGCTATTACAACTAAAGCAGCAGCATTGCTAAAGGCAGCAGAAGCAACACTGATTGGAGCAGAAGCAAAAAAAGAGAAGGCAAttgcaaaaaaaagagaaggcaaGGGCAAAAAAATACCAAATGTATTTAAAACTGATGGAGAAGGATACATCAACCTTCAGTGAAGCAAAACTGAAGAGACATGAAAATGTGTTGGACCAATTAGCTAGAGAACTTGCTAAGGAATAAATGACCAGCAAGCAATGTTAGCAATTATGCTTATTTTATAATGTCAGTATTcttgtcatatattaaaattatgTACTGTGTTGATGCTTGTACTGTGAACCTATTTGTATTGTGCTATGTTATGGTAATTTGTATAAATATTGTGTATTACAGCTATGGAATGAAACTACAATATCCTTAGTACTTGAGAAATCACCTTTTCACATGGATCTAGTTGGTGTTGATGTTTTTCCTTCCATCCATGAccaatctgtttttttttctccacctGAATACATATGAGCAATAATTAATAGAGAACAAAAGCAAGAGGGATGTTGATAAAATCTAGCAAAATATAGCTGTTGTAAAAGACTGACAAAAGCAAGAGCTAGCTGTTGGGATATTGACAAAACCTAGGAAAATATAGCTGTTGTAAAAGACTGACAAAAGCAAGAGCTAGCTGTTAGGATATTGACAAAACCCAGGAAAATATAGCTGTTGTAAAAGACTGACAAAAGCAAGAGCTAGCTGTTGGGATAAATATTGACAAAAGCTAGCAAAATATAGCTGTTGTAAAAATCTGACATAAATCTAGTTGTTGTAAAATGTATCATCTACAAATAGGTAATGTAGTTCAGCAGAACAACACCCATTCTCATTTTGTTCAACTTCATCTCAACAGCCTTCccactttcaaaaaaaaaaaaatgtccagCGAGTCACCACATCAATCTAGTGAGTCAGATGATTCTAGCTCTAGTGACTACCTTGAAGAGCTAATTTTGGAAGAAATCAATGATCCTATGGAAGCTGAGATTGAAGCTCAACTTCAAGCTCAAATGCAAGCACAACAAGCTGGTCATTCTAATCGTCGTGGGGGCTACAAACGAAGGTACATCAATAGAGATCACCAAGACGACCACAACAGATTGTTTGCAAAATACTATTCCGACAATCCTTTATATACTGATGATCAGTTCCGTAGAAGATTTCGCATGAGAAAGCATCTATTTTTGCACATTGTTGAAGCTCTTGGCATTTGGTCTCCATATTTTCGTTTGCGAAGAGATGCATTTGGCAAGGTTGGTCTATCACCGTTGCAAAAATGCACAGCTGCCATACGCATGTTGGCATATGGTACACCAGCTGACCTTATGG harbors:
- the LOC107276439 gene encoding LOW QUALITY PROTEIN: uncharacterized protein (The sequence of the model RefSeq protein was modified relative to this genomic sequence to represent the inferred CDS: deleted 1 base in 1 codon), which codes for MEPFKGNFSNLLNQGSSSQATNSDAQNSPSTQFPTSYPQNFRPSFLQNFHPFGPPSNYQPYRHPPIFQGAQQQDYYGQPTPGSLEGFQLQENLVHSSNQAFGFAANRSQFGMQYSTSIGAAANTSSHGSASPCHTRHNEKEVVEVEEASDSSEEGRRGTRINWTEDDNIRLMSSWLNNSVDPIKGNDKKSEQYWKAVAREFNSNMPSNGNKRNPKQCRTHWDNVKRDVTKFCGFYSKARTTFTSGYSDDMIMEKAREWYKKHNNQKPFTLEYMWKDLKDQPKWRRVLEESSHNKRNKISESGAYTSSSNQDTEEETERKEKRPEGQKAAKQRQKGKGAPSPLGDKPNQNMVLFHEAITTKAAALLKAAEATLIGAEAKKRRQLQKKEKARAKKYQMYLKLMEKDTSTFSEAKLKRHENVLDQLARELAKE